In Castanea sativa cultivar Marrone di Chiusa Pesio chromosome 6, ASM4071231v1, a single window of DNA contains:
- the LOC142637954 gene encoding GPI-anchored protein LLG1-like, which translates to MASLSHLLLYFFLFSFFLITGLASSNSSFLSDEIFESRDESTGRVLLQAKKACTENFENKNYTILTARCKGPQYPPVVCCNALKEFACPFADAINDLTTDCASTMFSYINLYGKYPPGLFSNLCREGKLGLNCTDVGPDPDEISYGVHTTVTHSTLLIITAGFIVFLLFHWF; encoded by the exons atggcatctttgagtcatcttcttctttatttcttcctcttctccttcttccttaTCACAGGCTTGGCCTCTTCTAATTCCTCTTTCCTTTCAG ATGAAATATTTGAGTCACGTGATGAATCCACTGGCCGTGTCCTCCTGCAGGCCAAGAAAG CATGCACTGAAAACTTTGAGAACAAGAACTATACAATCCTCACAGCCCGGTGCAAAGGACCACaatacccacctgtggtttgttGTAACGCTTTGAAAGAGTTTGCTTGCCCTTTCGCGGATGCCATCAATGACTTGACAACTGATTGTGCTTCAACCATGTTCAGCTACATCAACCTCTATGGAAAATACCCACCAGGCTTGTTTTCCAACCTGTGCAGGGAAGGAAAGCTTGGTCTAAATTGCACTGATGTAGGGCCTGATCCCGATGAGATTAGTTATGGAGTTCATACAACTGTGACACACTCTACATTGCTAATCATCACTGCTGGCTTCATAGTCTTCTTATTATTCCATTGGTTctga